Below is a genomic region from Acidobacteriota bacterium.
CTTCTGCCTCTCGCTGTGGCAGGATTCGCCCTGCTCCACGGTGGCCATCCTGCCTCATCTCTTCCTGGGCCCCCTGGGCGAGCATCTGGCCAATACTGAAGTGGCTGTCACCCACAAGGACCCCGAAGCGGCTCATTGCGAGGTGGCAGTGTTGTTTGACCAAGGGACCTCGATGGCCTCGGCGGTGTCGTTCAGCGGACGGTTTCCGGACGGTAACCTCTTCCGCACCACCCTTCCCAGGGGAGGGGCCGAGTTGCTGACCCTGACGGCTCCAGATGCCGGACAGCTGACATCCGGAGCTCTATACGTCTTTGCTCGCTCGCCCTGCCAGACCGGCTCCCTTCAGGTCCAGGCGCGCCATCTGCTGGAAAGTCCATCCGATGGAGAAACGGTGGAACTGTTTTCCGTAGACGGCCAATCGGAAAACGACTGGCTGGGAGACGGAGACTGCCGCAGGCTGACCGCAATGTTGAGAAATGGCGACAACGTGGGACTGGCTTCGGTGACCACCCGGCCGGGACAATCGGCCCCGCCCGGCACCCGACTCCGCTTCGCGGAATTCGATCTGAATGGGAACTTGATCGGCAGCCTCGGCAGCCTGGAGATCTACGGGCAGCACCACGCCACATATCCCTGGTCGCTCGATCGGCCCGCAACCATCCAGATGTGCCTGGACGTGCCCGGCGCCAGTGACTTTCAACTGGCCATCGATGCCCTGGGCACCACGGCCGGGGGCGCCAAGGTGCAATTTTCCACCGTGATCATTCCCGGTGACACCGGGCCGGACGACCGCGGCCCGAGTCGATAAAGGTCTGATCGCATGATCGAGAGAGAGCCGTACACGAGCGGTAAGTCCGCAGCCCGGATCGGGCTGAGGCTGTGCGTACCCCTGCTTCTGCTGGCCGATCCCGGATCGGCCGGTTCCCAGGACGGCCTCCCCAATCTGAGACCCGTTCGCCCTGAGGGCTGGTCGGACAGCCTGGTGATCTCCAACCGGCAGGAGACACACACCGAAACCCTCCGGCTGATGGCCCAGGATCGCCTTTTTGTGGACTTCGCCGTCATCAACAGCGGCGGCTCCCCGGCCGCCGCGCGTTTCCGGATCGAGCTCTTCCTGGACGGCCGCTTGAGGGAAACCTTCGATGTGGCCCCTCCCCTGGACCCACAGGTCTTTCGATTTCGCGAGGACTATCCCCTTGGAAGATTGAGCAGCGGCACCCACACGCTTCGAGTCGTTGTCGACGGGGGAGAAGCGGTCCCGGAAAGCGACGAGACCGACAACCAGTACACCAAGACTTTTTTCGTCAGCGGCGCCTGCTTCCCGCTGACCACCAGGGTTTCACCGAGGGGGGCCGGAACCGTGACGCCCAACCGAGAGCCCAACTGCGGCAGCACCACACTCAGTGTCAGAAGCTCGGATGTCGATGATCAGGATTCAAACCAGAAATTGGGCATGGGCGGAGAACCGGTGCTGCAGGCTCAGCGGGACAGGGCGTTTGAGGCACTGAGGGCCAGGGTTCGGGGCGAAGGCAAGGCAAAGGTGATCGTGGGATTGAAGACCGATGGCCAATCGGTGTCAGCGGCGGTCAGCAGCCTGAATGAAGTCCAAGCCCGCTCCCCGCTGATTTCCCGCGTCCAGCAATCGCTGCTGACCCGATTGGGCGGCCACAACCTCTCGTCGGTTCGTCGCTTCAAGTACATGCCCCATGTGGCCATGGAGGTGGACGAGCCCGCTCTGGAGGCACTGGCCTCCGACCCGGAGGTGGTTACCCTGGAGGAGGACATCAGGGTCGAGCCTCTGCTGGAGACGAGCACGACCCTGGTCGGCGCACCCAATGCCTGGAACCTAGGGTATTCGGGAGCAGGCCAGGCGGTCGCCATCCTGGATACGGGGGTGGACGGGAAACACCCTTTTCTGAGGGGCCGGGTGGTGGCGGAGGCCTGTTATTCCGGCGCCGAAAGCCGCTGGACGCCGCTCTGTCCCGGGGGCGTCAGGGAGTCCACCGGCATGGAGTCGGGAGAGCCCTGTTCTTCGTCAAGCAGTTGTTTCCACGGCACCGCCGTAGCCGGGGTGGCCGCCGGGAGAGGGACGATGTTCTCGGGAGTGGCCCCCGAGTCCGGGATCATCGCCATACAAGCGTTTTCCCAGTGCCCGGGCCCCGTCAACTGCCTGGCGTCATCCACCAGCGATTGGGTGGCCGGCCTCGAGCGGGTCCTGGAGCTGAGCGGCGGCTACGACATCGCCGCGGTCAACATGAGCTTCGGTGGGGATCTCTTCTCGGAAGAATGCGACGCCGAATTCCCCGCGGTGAAGGCCGCCATGGACAATTTACGGGCGTTGGGCATCGCGCCCGTTGCCGCTTCCGGGAACAAGGGATCCTCAACCGGAATCGACTTCCCATCCTGTATCTCCAGCGCAGTCAGCGTGGGCTCCACCGACACCGGCGCCGATGAAACGACCGCGGATGAGGTCTCAGTCTTCTCCAACAACTCTCCCTTGCTGGACCTGCTGGCGCCCGGCCGGGGGATCAACACCTCGGTGCCCGGCGAGGATTTCGGTCGCTTCAATGGAACCTCCTTTTCCACACCTCACGTCGCCGGTGCCTGGGCGGTGCTCAAATCGAAGGCGCCCAACGCTTCGGTTGCGGAGCTGCTTTCCGCCTTGAAGAGTACCGGTGTTCCCGTTGTCGATCCCCGGAACCAGCTCATCAAGCCTCGAATCCAGGTGGACGCCGCCCTCGACAAGATCGTCAGAGAAATCCCCTATACCACCGGTACCCGCCTGACACTGACCGCCGGGCCCAATCCCGGCTTCCGCTTCAAGGGCTGGCAAGGGTGCGATTCGCCTTCAGGGAATCGCTGCGCGGTCGAGATAGACTCGAGCAGGCAGGTGGTTGCCCTCTTTGAACCGACGTCAGCAGCCCACCCCGATCTGATCCCCACTTCGCTGGTGGCTCCTCCGACCGCCGACTTCGGGCGTCCGGTCTCGATTTACGCCGCCGTCAGCAATCCGGGCCCGGTGGATGCCGGTCCTTTCCGGGTCGGATTCTATCTGTCGGTCGACGACATCATTACCATCGACGACACCTGGTTTGCCGCCTGCTCCTTCGACTCGGGTCTGGCCGCGGGAGAATCGGAGACCTGCGACCGGCTGTTTCCGCTGCCTCCCCGGCTGAGTGCCGGCCGTTACTTCCTGGGCGCCATCGTAGACGACCTGGACCAGGTGTCCGAGAGCAGCGAGACCAACAATGTCAAGGCCAGCGACGGAGGGCCGCTCGAAGTCTTTGCTCCGCCTCCGGGCGCCCGGTCGTTCATCCCGGTGGTCTTGAGTTCAGCCGGGCTCAGGAATTCCTTCTTCACCTCGGAGCTGACCCTGACCAATCGGAGCGCTCAGGAGACGCGACTCGAATTCATCTACAAGTCCCACCGGGGTGGGGGAAGCGGCCTGGCTTCCGATGTGATCGCCCCCGGCCGGCAGATGATTGTGCCAAATGCCCTCGACTATCTCAGGCAGCAGGGGCTTCCCGTTCCCTCGACCGGAAACCGCATCGGGACGCTGGAGGTGAGGCTTCCCGATTCTTCTTCGGAGATCGGAGCCCTGGTTCGGACCGCCACGGCCGTGCCCGAGGGCCGGGCCGGTCTGGCCTATGCCGGCATCGACGGCGACAGGGGATTCCATGAAGCCGTCTATCTGTGCGGCTTGCGCCAGAACACCCGGGACCGCTCCAATGTGGCTTTCCAGAACATGGGCACCACGGCCGACGGAACGATCACCTTGAAGACCACGGTGTTTTCCGGCGACCCCGGTGATGACACCGTCAGGGACCTTGGGACCATGGAGCTTGGCCCCGGAGAGTTTCACCAGTTTTCGCCGGTGCTGGGG
It encodes:
- a CDS encoding S8 family serine peptidase translates to MIEREPYTSGKSAARIGLRLCVPLLLLADPGSAGSQDGLPNLRPVRPEGWSDSLVISNRQETHTETLRLMAQDRLFVDFAVINSGGSPAAARFRIELFLDGRLRETFDVAPPLDPQVFRFREDYPLGRLSSGTHTLRVVVDGGEAVPESDETDNQYTKTFFVSGACFPLTTRVSPRGAGTVTPNREPNCGSTTLSVRSSDVDDQDSNQKLGMGGEPVLQAQRDRAFEALRARVRGEGKAKVIVGLKTDGQSVSAAVSSLNEVQARSPLISRVQQSLLTRLGGHNLSSVRRFKYMPHVAMEVDEPALEALASDPEVVTLEEDIRVEPLLETSTTLVGAPNAWNLGYSGAGQAVAILDTGVDGKHPFLRGRVVAEACYSGAESRWTPLCPGGVRESTGMESGEPCSSSSSCFHGTAVAGVAAGRGTMFSGVAPESGIIAIQAFSQCPGPVNCLASSTSDWVAGLERVLELSGGYDIAAVNMSFGGDLFSEECDAEFPAVKAAMDNLRALGIAPVAASGNKGSSTGIDFPSCISSAVSVGSTDTGADETTADEVSVFSNNSPLLDLLAPGRGINTSVPGEDFGRFNGTSFSTPHVAGAWAVLKSKAPNASVAELLSALKSTGVPVVDPRNQLIKPRIQVDAALDKIVREIPYTTGTRLTLTAGPNPGFRFKGWQGCDSPSGNRCAVEIDSSRQVVALFEPTSAAHPDLIPTSLVAPPTADFGRPVSIYAAVSNPGPVDAGPFRVGFYLSVDDIITIDDTWFAACSFDSGLAAGESETCDRLFPLPPRLSAGRYFLGAIVDDLDQVSESSETNNVKASDGGPLEVFAPPPGARSFIPVVLSSAGLRNSFFTSELTLTNRSAQETRLEFIYKSHRGGGSGLASDVIAPGRQMIVPNALDYLRQQGLPVPSTGNRIGTLEVRLPDSSSEIGALVRTATAVPEGRAGLAYAGIDGDRGFHEAVYLCGLRQNTRDRSNVAFQNMGTTADGTITLKTTVFSGDPGDDTVRDLGTMELGPGEFHQFSPVLGTVANGYVRVEPVDGEAPFYAYGVINDQTNSDGSFVFPVSAGSLEGSLRHTLPVIVEVNEFSSELIVTNFSEETKTLDFSFVAEGLTTPDDTAGFSLRLEPGRQRIIPDVIHTELRRKGVQGVPAGRGGLAGALFATVKSGDMSGIVIGARTSSSDGRGGQYGVFYNAVPDGAAVTGSAWIDALQQNEENRSNLALVNTGEVDDSPSLFEIDIYDGETGMLVRTVSMDNVRPEDANGIRLAARRWHQINGILSKYTRGTTQGYVRVRRISGNNPFLAYGVVNDGGAPGQRSGDGAYVPARD